CCGTCCGGTGAAGGCTCTGTCGGCAACTTGAATTCGGGCTTGGTTTCATGAGTGTTTCATAGGTATAGCTTGCTGCATGGCAATGCCATGCAGCAATTTTTTTGCCGGGCTTAACCCACGCCTTGGCGTTGCTCGTTTGCCATTTGCCGTTTCCTCGCTGCACCTCCCCGGAGGCTAGAATCAAGACACCCTGAATGGTCTACCGGGCGCAATTTTCGCCACTTCGCTCAATTCTCCGCTGCTGTCTCTCTTGCACTGGCTGCCATGACGCGATCGCGCTTGTTGCTCATCATTCTTGCCCTCTTGATAGGGCTGGGGTTTGCGCTGTGGCTGGTCACGTCGCTGACGCAGCTTTACACCCAGCTTGCGGCAGTGTCGGCGACGTTGGCAAATCTGGTGGTGGGGAGCGTGGTAGCGCTGCTGGTGGGGCTGCTGGTGGCGTTGGGCTATTATGCTTACCTATTCTTGCGTCCGGCAAAAACGGTGCGATCGCACGTCAAAGTGCCCCTCGACCGCACCGAAGCTGCCGAAGTAAACCTGCAAGCCGTGCAGCAACAAGTCGAGCAGATTCAGGATGAGGTAACTCGTCAAGCGCTGATCGACCGCTCTCGCGAAATCGCGCAAAATATGGCGCGAGGCGAATTTCGGGTGGTGGTCTTTGGGACAGGATCTGCGGGCAAAACGTCGCTGATCAACGCAATTTTGGGGCTGGGCGTGGGGGATATCGGGGCAGCCATGGGCACTACGACCCAGGAAAAGACGGCTCGATTTTTGCTGCGGGGGGTCGATCGAGAAATTTGGATCACCGACACCCCAGGCATTTTGGAAGCAGGCATCGCGGGCACGGCGCGTGAACAGCAGGCGCGACAACTGGCAGCCAGCGCCGACCTGCTGCTGTTTGTCATCGACGGCGACCTGCGCCGCTCGGAATATGACCCGCTGCGATCGCTCTCCAGCATTGGCAAGCGGTCGATCCTAGTATTGAACAAAGCAGATTTGTACAGCGATGCAGATTTGCAGGCGATTTTGCAGCAGTTGCGCGATCGCCTCCGGTCGGTGCTGTCGCCTGCCGATATCGTAGCGGTAGCCGCCAGCCCGCAGCCGTTTACCCTGCCCAACGGCGAACGAGTGCAGCCCCAGCCTGATATCTTGCCGCTGCTGCGCCGTCTGTCGGCCGTGCTGCGCGAAGAGGGCGAAGACCTGATTGCCGACAATATCCTGCTGCAATCTCAGCAGTTGGGCGACGAAGCCCGCCAGATTCTCGACCAGCAGCGGCTGCGCCAGGCAGAAAAAGTGGTGGAACGCTTCCAGTGGATTAGTGCAGGAGTGGTGTCGGTCACGCCGTTGCCAATGGTGGACTTGCTGGCCGCCGCCGCTGTCAACGCGCAAATGGTGGTGGAACTAGGTCGGGTCTATGGCTGTGAGATGAATCTTGACCAGGGCAAAGAACTGGCGCGATCGCTCGCCAAAACGCTCATCAGCTTGGGCGTGGTGCGGGGCACAGTGGAAATTTTTTCGCTGGCGCTGCAAACCAATGCCGGAACCTTTGTCATTGGCCGCGCCATCCAGGGAGCGACTGCCGCCTACCTGACTCGCATCGCAGGCAAAAGCTTTATCGAATACTTTCGCCGCAATCAGACCTGGGGCGACGGCGGCATCAGCGAAGTCGTGCAGGAACAGTTCCAGCTTAACCGCCGCGACGAGTTTATGAAGGGCTTCGTCAAAGAGGCGATCGCCCGTGTGGTAGAGCCGCTGCAAAACAAGGAGGGCTAGACCCCCTGAAAGCCAGTCAACCTCTTATCGCAAACCCTCACTCCGCGACTCCTGCGTAGCTCGAGGCTTGCAGCCGAAACATCTGGGCATACTTCCCGCCCATCTCCATCAGTTCTGCATGGCTGCCCAGTTCCGCAATTTGCCCATGCTCTAGCACCACAATGCGGTCGGCCATGCGGACGGTGGAAAAGCGGTGGCTGACCAGGAAGGTCATTTTGTCCTGCGTCAGCTGGCGGAAGCGCTGGAAAAGATCATATTCGGCGATCGCATCTAGCGCCGCCGTCGGCTCATCCAGGATCAGGACTTGGGCAGGAGTCATGAATGCTCTGGCCAGTCCCAGTTTTTGCCATTGCCCGCCCGAAAGCTCTGCGCTATCGGAAAAGGTTTTACCTAAAATCGTTTCATAGCCCCGTTCGAGGTCAGCAATCACGCCCGTCGCGCCTGCGTTTTGGGCAGCTCGCTCGATCTGGTCCAGGTCATCGCGGTGGCGCAGGTCGCCAAAGCCGATATTGTCTTGCACGCTCAGGTGATAGCGCGAAAAGTCCTGAAACACCACACCCACATTCCGCCGCAGATCTTCCAGGTCGAAGGCAGTCAGCGGAATGCCGTCAATCGTGATTTCCCCCGATTCCACATCATAAAAGCGAGTCAGCAGCTTTAGCAGCGTTGTCTTGCCAGCGCCGTTCATGCCCACCAGCGCAATGCTCTCCCCTGGCTTCACGGTCAGATTAATGCGGTGCAGCGTGGGTTCACTCGCGCCGGGATAGCGAAAGCTCACGTCCCTTAATTCCAGCCCCCGACGCATTGGATTGGGAAACGCAATCGGGTCGGATGGACTCACAACCTGGGGCTGCAAGTTCAGAAATTCAAAATATTGGGACACGTATAGATTGAATTCATAAATCAATGCAATCTGGAACAAAATGCCCTGGATCAGGCCCTGCGCCTGCTGAAACGCACCCGAGTACATGGTCAGATCGCCCAGAGAAATCGCACCCTGAACCGTCCGCACAATAACCCAGGCGTAGGCGGCGTAAAAGCCCGAATTGGCAATCAGCCCCACGCCAAAGCGGAGCCACGCATTTCGCGCCAGCACTTCGGCCATTTCCCGATTGAACTGGAGACGAATACTTTGCCACTGGCGCAGCAGGTAATCGCCCAAGTTAAACAGGCGCACCTCTTTGACAAATTCCTGCGTGGTCAATACCTGCTGCAAATATTCCGCCAAACGGCCGCTCTCGGTCTGGCGACGCTTCAGCCAAAAGCGCACTCCCGAAAAGCGAATGCCGACCCAGAGCGCAGGCATAGAGGTCAGCAGCAGCAGCAACAGCAGCAGCGGATTAAATGCCACCAGCAGCGATAGCAAACCCGCAAAGGTGATGGACTGACCCGCCAGATCAATCAGCGTTTCAAACACGCGCACGGGGTAGGCGCTGCCGCTTTGCTGGGCGCGGTTGAGCGTGTCGTAAAACTCTGGCAGTTCGTAGTGGGCCAGATCGAGCCGAATTGCCTGTTTTAGCAAGATTTGGTTGGCATACAGCGTGAAGCGGTCATTCAAAACCTGGGTGGTGTAGGTTTCAGCCTGATTAAGACCAACTTGCGCCAGCGTAATGCCCAGCCCCAGCCCAACCAAGCGACCTAAAACCGTCCAATCGACTCCGGGCTGCGATAGCTCCAAGACCACCTGATCGACGATGAGCTTGCTGATGTAAAGCTGGGCGACGGGGATGAGGGCGTTGCTCAGCGTGATCCCCAGTTGCAGCAGCAGCAGCCGGGGTGCCGCTTGCCAAACCAACTGAACCAGGCGGGGCGTATTTGCCAGGACGGCCCAGAAGCGATCGCGCGGAGAAGGTTTTTCGGGGTTGCGGGAGAGGAACTTGGTACGTTTTGGCATAACACCCAGGAATGTGATACCATACTATGATAGCTTTAGTCTTTTGATATCGAATAAAGTGGCATCAGGTACAGCTAGAGGACAACAGACTGAACGCAAAAATCCTCTCTTCCTCTTCACTGCACTTTGCATTACCCCATAGATTGCCTGAGAGACACTGCAAGTTTGGATTGCTCGGTTCAACGGAACAAAGCTGAGGTTGAAAGGCCGAAACTGGAAGGCTGAAATTGACGGGAGAAAAGTCTAAGAAAAACAAAAATTATATAAAGTTTCCGTGAAGTAAGTTTGCGGAAGAAAAACCTAAAATACGCTTGGGACGAAGGATTTACCCGATAAATCCGTATGAAGCTTGTGTAAAGTTTTCCACGCATGTTGGGGAACCCTGATCCCCAGGCAAAATTTCCTATGCTAGGCTAAGTCAGTTCCACAGCCATAAGTTGAACACGAAATGAGTACGAGTTGAGCGGTCAGCCGTTAGGCGACTCAAAGATTTTCTGCCTGGTGCAGATTTTTTGAGGTGCTTTGCGGATGGTCTGCTTCGATTGAACCCGATACGGCGCTGACTTACTACTGGTCAATGCGTCTGTGCTTAGTGTGCTTGGCGTGATGGACGGCCGTCAGAGTATTTTTGCGGCGATCGCCATCCCAAAGCTGGTTCAAGGTCTCGGCTCACCATGTCCTTCACTATGGAGTGTATGTCTCAGAAACTTTGGAGCGGCCTCACGACTGCCGCCTTCCTGTTCACTGCTCTAGCACCTGTCTCGGCTGCCTTTGCAGACGCACAGACAGATCTCGCTAGCGAGGGTGACGAGGTTTCCCAGGAAAAGGTTCCCTCCCTGGATGCCTCAGCCGAGCTAGGTTCCCCTGAGCCACTGTCTGCAACCGTGGGTAGCGCCTCGGAAACAGATACAGTCCAGCCCGGAGCTATTTCGGAAACCCCGTCCACTCGTCGGATTGCTGCCGCCCTCGGCGAAGTCCGCAAGGTGGGCGAGTATCAAGACCAGGAAGAAACAGATACCGCTGAAGACTTGACGGTCACCATCATTCCGCATGAGGTGAACAACCGCTCATCAGCCACGCTCCGTATTCAGAGCATTCCTGTCTTCACGTTTTTGGGTGCCGTCACCCAGCCCGATCCATCATCGGTTTCTACAGCAGGCGCTTTAGACAACGCGGCTGAAGGTAGGGCGACTGGCGAATCGGAAACGGTCAAGCGCCCAACCCCACCCGAAGCAGATGCGTCTGCGGTGGTGCCTGGGCAGCCCGATTCCGGCTCAAGTGCAACGGCGGATGCCTCGGCCGACCCGATGCAGCGAGCTGGGGCGATCGCCGCTCGATTGCGCCAGATCCACCGAGATGGCACCAGCGCCGAAACGATTACTGTCCGCTGGGATGCCCAGCGCGAGCGCTACGTCATCCAGGTTGGCAGTGAAGAGCTAATCGAGATGAACGCCGACATCATCTTGCCGGACACTACGCGCAACCCAGCCGAAGACGCGCTGCAAGCCACCAATCGTCTTCGTCGCTTGTTGGGCAGCGCCCCCCCGCTGCAAGATATCCAAGATCGTCCCCGTCCTGCGGTTCGAGTGTCAGTGTCTCCTGCGAACCGAACAGGCAGTACGCGAGTTGCATCAGGCATTGCATCCTGGTATGGCCCCGGATTCCACGGCAACCGCAGCGCCAGCGGCGAAGTGTTTAACCAAAACGCCATGACCGCTGCCCACCGCTATTTGCCCTTTGGAACCCAGGTGCGCGTGACCAACCTCAACACCGGACAATCGGTGGTGGTTCGCATCAACGATCGGGGCCCATTCTCACGGGGTCGAGTGATTGACCTATCGGCGGGAGCTGCCCGCGCCATCGGCATGATCGGCAGCGGCATCGCACCTGTCAGTCTGGAGGTTATCGGTCGCAGCCAAACGGCATCGCGCTAATGCCAAAGGATGTAGCACTGCTTTGCTAGCGTCTATATAAGCATAAGTAAGCGCAGTTTGGAAAGCCCCTTTTGGTACGCATGTTTGAAGCAACGATTTGAAGCAACAGACTGTCGCTGAAGCGATATCTCGCGATCAGAACTGTCCCGGTGTCAGCAATACGGCTGTGGAACGCATCGGCTAGATGTTGCTACCAAAACCCAAAGAGCTTATCGCAAGTGCGTAAGTCCTGTAACTAAAGCTGGGAGCGATTCACCAATCAACTCCCAGCTTTTTGTTTAGCCTTGAGCAGGGGCTATGAAGCTACGAAATCAAGGCTCAAGGAGCGCAGGTTCCTATATAGGTGCAGGCGTTGTCGCCAGTGCAGCTTTTGTCGGGTCGGCGGAGGGGCAGAGATCGACCAACTGGCAGCGATCGCACGCCGGGTTCCGCGCATTGCACACAGCCCGCCCGTGATAAATCAGGCGAATCGACCAGTTTTCCCAGTCGGGCTGAGGCAACAGCTTCATCAGGTCGCGCTCAATTTGCACGGGTTCCGTGTGCGTCGTCAGCCCAAGTCGCTGGCTCAGCCGCTTGACGTGAGTATCCACCGTCACGCCCGCATTAATCCCAAAGGCATGAGCCAGCACCACGTTTCCAGTCTTGCGGGCCACACCCGGCAGCGTCAGCAGTTCCTCCATCGTCTGCGGCACCTGTCCCCCAAAATCAGTGACGATTTTGCGACAGGCTCCCTGGATATTTTTTGCCTTATTGCGATAAAACCCTGTAGAGCGCACCAGCTCTTCAAGCTCTGCCAGGTCTGCACTCGCCATTGATGCTGCATCCGGGAAGCGGCGAAATAGCTCCGGTGTTACCTTATTCACCCGCTCATCCGTACACTGGGCCGACAGGATTGTAGCCACGAGCAATTGGACGGGCGTTTCATAATCTAGCGAACAGGTCGCATCCGGGTAGAGCCGCCTCAGCCGATCCAAGATCTCCAGCGCCCGAGTTTCCAAAGCTCGCTGCTTCTGTCCCGCCCGTCTTGGCACGCAATCTCTTCCTTGTCTAGAGCTTATCTAAAGCACGTTCCCGACGCAGGTCACTGAAGCAAATTACTGAAGCAAATTTCTGAAAAAGGACAGTTGGGTAGTGTCTCGCACAATCAGAAACACGCCCAGCCCCAGCAGCAGCATCAATCCCGTCTGCATGACGCTCTCCTGGAAGCGAGTGGGCAGTGGTTTCCCGCGCAACGCCTCGATCAGCAGAAACGCCAACTGTCCGCCATCCAGCGCAGGCAGCGGCAGAATATTAATAATTGCCAGATTGATGCTGATGATGGCCGTGAACGGGAACAGGTTAATCCAGTCATTTGCCGCTAGGTTTGCGCCCTGCTCCACAATCTTGACCGGGCCAGCCACCTGCCCTGACACCGACGAGAAGTTCGTAATCAGCGAGACAAAGCCCTGAACCGTCCGCGAGAACATATCCTGAAACTCTCTGGCAGCAAGGCTGAACACCTCGAAGAGTCCATTTGGACGGCGAAACTCAACCTTGCCATTCGGGTTCAGCACTACGCCAATCTTGCCTACGCCTTCGGCATCTGGCTTTGGCGTAACGCTGAGATTGACCTGACCCGAATTGCGCTGAACGGTCAGATTAATGGGGCGATTTGGACTTGTAGTAATCGCCTCCATCAGCGCTTTCTGAGCGGCTTCGCCTTCGCCCAGGCTTTGCCCATTGACCGCCAGCACAATGTCGCCATCCTGCACACCTGCCAGCGCAGCCGGCGAATCGGTGGACACTACCTGCGGGATCAGCACGCCCGGTTCATAGTTAAACGCCTGTGGCACGCCAACAACTGCCACTTGCGTAACGAATACCAGATAGGCAAACAGCAGATTCGCAATTACCCCGGCGCTGATCACGATCGCCCGATCGAGTACGCCGCGATTCCGCATCAGGTTGGGGTCGTTGGGCGGAATGTCGCTGTCGGGGTCGTCGTCGGGAAAACCCACGAAACCGCCTAGCGGAATGGCGCGAATCGCATACTCCGTTTCGGGGCCCTGATACTTCCACAAAATCGGTCCAAAGCCCAGGGAAAACCGATTGACATGAATCCCCTGGAGCCGCGCCGCCAGGAAGTGCCCCAGCTCGTGAACAAAGATTAGGAGTGCAAGAACTGCGATCGCCGCCAAAACCGACATAAGCTAGCCTGAGTTACTACTTTACAGTGCGTGCTTACGACGCATCTTTACAATGCGCGTTTACAACGCATATTTGTTCATTCTAAAGGGATTCCCGGATTGATGGGTTACCCCTCCTCTCCCTCCACCAGCGCTACATACTCTTCCATCGACAGCGCATCGTCTAGCTCGGCTCCATCGCTGACCTCCACTTTGAGCAGCCAGGCCGTGCCGTAGGGGTCGTCGGCAAGCTGCTCTGGCGCGTCAAGCAGGGGGTCATTGCGCTCGATCACCTTGCCAGAGAGGGGCGCTTTTAGGTCTTCGACAGCCTTGACCGATTCCACAGTGCCAAAGGTTTCGCCCCTTTCCAGCGCGTCGCCAACTTCGGGCAGTTCTAAAAACACGATGTCGCCAAGCTGATCAACCGCAAAAGCCGTGATGCCTATCGTGGCGGTATCTCCATCCAGGCGGATGTACTCGTGAGAATCTGTGTATTTCAGATCTTCGGGATATTCCAGGCTCATAGGTTTGGGCGCAATGAAGCGTACAGGAAAAGATTACCGTAATTTTCGGCGTTGGTCGGTCTGATTTCCGACAGGGCTGGGGCTTGATCAGCGCTCACAAATCAGCGTTTTTGCAAGTCAGCGTTTTCAGAGTCTTTTCAGCGTTTATAGAAGGGGCGCTTGACGACGGTGGCCGGGTAGCTCTTGCCGCGAATTTCGACTTCCAGGATTTGCCCGATTTTGGCAAGGTCGGCGAGGACAGAGGCCAGGGCGATGGGGTAGCCCAGCGTGGGCGAGAGCGTGCCGCTGGTAATTTTGCCGATGGGTTCGCCGCTGTGCAGCACGGGGTAATCGTGGCGGGCGATGTTGCGACCTGTAAGCTGTAAGCCGATGAGCCTGCGAGAAACGCCGTCCTGCTTTTGCTGCACAAGGACATCCCGCCCGATGAACTCTGGCACTTTGTCGAGATGCACTAGCCAGCCGAGGCCGGCTTCGAGGGGCGTGGTGGTGTCGTCGATGTCCTGGCCGTAGAGCGCCATCGCCGCCTCTAGCCGCAGCGTATCGCGGGCCCCCAGTCCGCAGGGCACTGCGCCTGCATCGAGGAGCGATCGCCACAATTCGCGTCCTGTTTCTGGCTCCACCATCACCTCAAAGCCGTCTTCGCCCGTATAGCCTGTCCGCGCCATAAACCCTGGTTTTCCTAAAACATGGCCTTCGAGATGCCCGAATTTCGGCACGTTCGATAAATCTTCTTCGACAAACTTTTGCAGCGTGACGACGGCATCGGGCCCCTGGACGGCCAGTAAAGCGCGATCGCCCGACCAATCCTCCAATTCCACCCCTGAAAGATGTGCCAATAGCCACGTCTTGTCTTTCTCAGTCGTCGCCGCGTTCACAATCAGGTCTGCCCGGTCTGTCCCCTGGGCATAAATAATGAAGTCGTCCACAATGCCGCCCTGCGGATTCAGCAGCACGGTGTATTGCGCCATGCCCGGTTGCAGCCCGCCCAGATCTGTGGGCACTAGCCGCTGAAGCTGGGTCAAGATTGCCTCGCCACGCAGCACAAACTTGCCCATGTGGGAAATGTCGAACACGCCGACGCTCTGCCGCACGGCCTGATGCTCCTGTGTGATGCCGCCAAACTGCACGGGCATCTCCCAGCCCGAAAACGAAGTCATGCGGGCTTTTTGGGCGATCGCCAAATCATACAGCGGCGTTCTGCGGAGCGCGTCAGTCATAGAAGACATTACCGAAATGGGTCAAATATTAGCTGACTGTAGCCTGAGTATAGAAGGCGGGGCAAGGTGGTGCGAGTGGGGCGAGTGGACGAATCAGAGAATTAGCGCTAGACCCCGTTCTCCCAAAGCCGCGTCACGCCAAAACCCTGCCCTAGAATTAGGAGGGAACACAGCAACGGAGACACAAGAGGCGAACGCTATGAGAATGCTGCATACGATGCTGCGCGTGGGCAACCTGGAAAAGTCGCTGGCGTTTTATTGCAATGTGCTGGGAATGAAGCTGCTGCGCCAGAAAGATTATCCCGGTGGCGAGTTTACGCTGGCGTTTGTGGGCTACGGCGACGAGGCAGATCACACCGTGCTGGAGTTGACCTACAACTGGGGCACGGACAAGTATGACCTGGGCAATGGCTATGGCCACATTGCGCTGGGCGTGGAAGATATTTACAAGACGTGCGATCGTATTCGAGAACTCGGCGGCAAGGTGACGCGAGAGCCTGGCCCCATGAAGCACGGCTCGACGGTAATCGCCTTTGTGGAAGATCCCGACGGCTATAAGGTGGAGCTGATTCAACTGGGCACCCAGGGATCGGCGCAAAAGCAGGAAACGGCCGCAACGGCATAGCGAAAAGGGGGGCAGGAAGCCGCGTGCATTCCTCGCTCAGCCGAGCTCCTGCCCCCGTGCAGCAGCCTGAATCCTTAGCTTGCGATCCCAATGGGATACTCCAACTCCGCTAGCGCGGCGCGAGCCTTCACAAAATCAAACGGCATCGGCGGTTTCATCGGACGATAGTCTTTGGGGTGGGCATCGCCATGTCTCAGCACTGCGTTCACCAAAAAGCACGGCTCGGAACCCAGATGGATCGCGGCGTGTGGAATGCCGGGGGGAATCGTGACCACCGTGGGGTGGCGATCGCTCAAGGGAATATATTGATACTCGCGGTTTTGTAGCACCACCAGCACAAAACTGCCGCGCACCACCAGAAGCTGGTCGGTCTGGAAGTGGTGGACGAATAAATCATCAATCATGCCCGCCGGAATACTGACCAGCATCGTTTCATTGCTGGACTGGGGGGTATAAAACTCAGCCATGCCGCCCTTGATCGAGGTCAACGGGCGAATTTCAACGCGACCTTTCAGACCCATATCAGCACCTCATCTGTGAGCGTACAGTTTTAGCCTATACGTCCACTATAAAAAGATTGTTACTGAAATGGCAAAACTGGCACGTTTCGTGATAGAAAACCTCTTCTTTTTTACCAGGCGTGATCCTGCATAGGCAGGGGCAGAGCGCCAAACTCCCCACCCCTGCCAAACGGGTTGATCTGTCGCACCGATCGCGCCGGAGACTCAAGCCACAAACCCGACTAGCGGCCAGAAACCGTCAGGCTGCTGGGCTTGCCCAGATCTCCGGCCAGCGTAATGCCGC
The Thermoleptolyngbya sichuanensis A183 DNA segment above includes these coding regions:
- a CDS encoding YcjF family protein, with the translated sequence MTRSRLLLIILALLIGLGFALWLVTSLTQLYTQLAAVSATLANLVVGSVVALLVGLLVALGYYAYLFLRPAKTVRSHVKVPLDRTEAAEVNLQAVQQQVEQIQDEVTRQALIDRSREIAQNMARGEFRVVVFGTGSAGKTSLINAILGLGVGDIGAAMGTTTQEKTARFLLRGVDREIWITDTPGILEAGIAGTAREQQARQLAASADLLLFVIDGDLRRSEYDPLRSLSSIGKRSILVLNKADLYSDADLQAILQQLRDRLRSVLSPADIVAVAASPQPFTLPNGERVQPQPDILPLLRRLSAVLREEGEDLIADNILLQSQQLGDEARQILDQQRLRQAEKVVERFQWISAGVVSVTPLPMVDLLAAAAVNAQMVVELGRVYGCEMNLDQGKELARSLAKTLISLGVVRGTVEIFSLALQTNAGTFVIGRAIQGATAAYLTRIAGKSFIEYFRRNQTWGDGGISEVVQEQFQLNRRDEFMKGFVKEAIARVVEPLQNKEG
- a CDS encoding ABC transporter ATP-binding protein; amino-acid sequence: MPKRTKFLSRNPEKPSPRDRFWAVLANTPRLVQLVWQAAPRLLLLQLGITLSNALIPVAQLYISKLIVDQVVLELSQPGVDWTVLGRLVGLGLGITLAQVGLNQAETYTTQVLNDRFTLYANQILLKQAIRLDLAHYELPEFYDTLNRAQQSGSAYPVRVFETLIDLAGQSITFAGLLSLLVAFNPLLLLLLLLTSMPALWVGIRFSGVRFWLKRRQTESGRLAEYLQQVLTTQEFVKEVRLFNLGDYLLRQWQSIRLQFNREMAEVLARNAWLRFGVGLIANSGFYAAYAWVIVRTVQGAISLGDLTMYSGAFQQAQGLIQGILFQIALIYEFNLYVSQYFEFLNLQPQVVSPSDPIAFPNPMRRGLELRDVSFRYPGASEPTLHRINLTVKPGESIALVGMNGAGKTTLLKLLTRFYDVESGEITIDGIPLTAFDLEDLRRNVGVVFQDFSRYHLSVQDNIGFGDLRHRDDLDQIERAAQNAGATGVIADLERGYETILGKTFSDSAELSGGQWQKLGLARAFMTPAQVLILDEPTAALDAIAEYDLFQRFRQLTQDKMTFLVSHRFSTVRMADRIVVLEHGQIAELGSHAELMEMGGKYAQMFRLQASSYAGVAE
- a CDS encoding septal ring lytic transglycosylase RlpA family protein, encoding MSQKLWSGLTTAAFLFTALAPVSAAFADAQTDLASEGDEVSQEKVPSLDASAELGSPEPLSATVGSASETDTVQPGAISETPSTRRIAAALGEVRKVGEYQDQEETDTAEDLTVTIIPHEVNNRSSATLRIQSIPVFTFLGAVTQPDPSSVSTAGALDNAAEGRATGESETVKRPTPPEADASAVVPGQPDSGSSATADASADPMQRAGAIAARLRQIHRDGTSAETITVRWDAQRERYVIQVGSEELIEMNADIILPDTTRNPAEDALQATNRLRRLLGSAPPLQDIQDRPRPAVRVSVSPANRTGSTRVASGIASWYGPGFHGNRSASGEVFNQNAMTAAHRYLPFGTQVRVTNLNTGQSVVVRINDRGPFSRGRVIDLSAGAARAIGMIGSGIAPVSLEVIGRSQTASR
- the nth gene encoding endonuclease III, with translation METRALEILDRLRRLYPDATCSLDYETPVQLLVATILSAQCTDERVNKVTPELFRRFPDAASMASADLAELEELVRSTGFYRNKAKNIQGACRKIVTDFGGQVPQTMEELLTLPGVARKTGNVVLAHAFGINAGVTVDTHVKRLSQRLGLTTHTEPVQIERDLMKLLPQPDWENWSIRLIYHGRAVCNARNPACDRCQLVDLCPSADPTKAALATTPAPI
- the rseP gene encoding RIP metalloprotease RseP translates to MSVLAAIAVLALLIFVHELGHFLAARLQGIHVNRFSLGFGPILWKYQGPETEYAIRAIPLGGFVGFPDDDPDSDIPPNDPNLMRNRGVLDRAIVISAGVIANLLFAYLVFVTQVAVVGVPQAFNYEPGVLIPQVVSTDSPAALAGVQDGDIVLAVNGQSLGEGEAAQKALMEAITTSPNRPINLTVQRNSGQVNLSVTPKPDAEGVGKIGVVLNPNGKVEFRRPNGLFEVFSLAAREFQDMFSRTVQGFVSLITNFSSVSGQVAGPVKIVEQGANLAANDWINLFPFTAIISINLAIINILPLPALDGGQLAFLLIEALRGKPLPTRFQESVMQTGLMLLLGLGVFLIVRDTTQLSFFRNLLQ
- the gcvH gene encoding glycine cleavage system protein GcvH; translated protein: MSLEYPEDLKYTDSHEYIRLDGDTATIGITAFAVDQLGDIVFLELPEVGDALERGETFGTVESVKAVEDLKAPLSGKVIERNDPLLDAPEQLADDPYGTAWLLKVEVSDGAELDDALSMEEYVALVEGEEG
- the gcvT gene encoding glycine cleavage system aminomethyltransferase GcvT, translated to MSSMTDALRRTPLYDLAIAQKARMTSFSGWEMPVQFGGITQEHQAVRQSVGVFDISHMGKFVLRGEAILTQLQRLVPTDLGGLQPGMAQYTVLLNPQGGIVDDFIIYAQGTDRADLIVNAATTEKDKTWLLAHLSGVELEDWSGDRALLAVQGPDAVVTLQKFVEEDLSNVPKFGHLEGHVLGKPGFMARTGYTGEDGFEVMVEPETGRELWRSLLDAGAVPCGLGARDTLRLEAAMALYGQDIDDTTTPLEAGLGWLVHLDKVPEFIGRDVLVQQKQDGVSRRLIGLQLTGRNIARHDYPVLHSGEPIGKITSGTLSPTLGYPIALASVLADLAKIGQILEVEIRGKSYPATVVKRPFYKR
- the gloA gene encoding lactoylglutathione lyase — encoded protein: MRMLHTMLRVGNLEKSLAFYCNVLGMKLLRQKDYPGGEFTLAFVGYGDEADHTVLELTYNWGTDKYDLGNGYGHIALGVEDIYKTCDRIRELGGKVTREPGPMKHGSTVIAFVEDPDGYKVELIQLGTQGSAQKQETAATA
- a CDS encoding cupin domain-containing protein; amino-acid sequence: MGLKGRVEIRPLTSIKGGMAEFYTPQSSNETMLVSIPAGMIDDLFVHHFQTDQLLVVRGSFVLVVLQNREYQYIPLSDRHPTVVTIPPGIPHAAIHLGSEPCFLVNAVLRHGDAHPKDYRPMKPPMPFDFVKARAALAELEYPIGIAS